A genomic window from Bombus pyrosoma isolate SC7728 linkage group LG8, ASM1482585v1, whole genome shotgun sequence includes:
- the LOC122569960 gene encoding uncharacterized protein LOC122569960 isoform X2 has protein sequence MLAATLHVLSYLRWLACDTATPRATARNNGLWKSTWRNTLLLRYSDSQHRIASTTLEDINKKINELLESLSKLEVNATDEITPRTKQNLFKNDIKKILQFQGEIQDLRKYNDIATIPLKN, from the exons ATGCTGGCCGCCACATTGCATGTGTTGAGCTACTTGAGATGGCTCGCTTGCGACACTGCGACGCCACGAGCGACGGCCAGGAACAACGGCCTCTGGAAATCCACGTGGCGTAACACACTGTTACTAAGATACTCGGACAGTCAACATCGGATTGCTTCCACAACTCTCGA ggacattaataaaaagatcaaCGAGCTGTTAGAATCTTTAAGTAAACTTGAAGTAAATGCTACGGATGAAATAACTCCTAGAACCAAAcagaatttgtttaaaaatgatataaaaaag atattacaatttcaagGCGAAATTCAGGATTTGCGAAAATACAATGACATCGCAACGATaccgttgaaaaattaa
- the LOC122569960 gene encoding uncharacterized protein LOC122569960 isoform X1, translated as MLAATLHVLSYLRWLACDTATPRATARNNGLWKSTWRNTLLLRYSDSQHRIASTTLEQVFTNSSPNLQQCSVDPQRVLVILQKVNKSNTVSRHHHTQRYEKSLRDINKKINELLESLSKLEVNATDEITPRTKQNLFKNDIKKILQFQGEIQDLRKYNDIATIPLKN; from the exons ATGCTGGCCGCCACATTGCATGTGTTGAGCTACTTGAGATGGCTCGCTTGCGACACTGCGACGCCACGAGCGACGGCCAGGAACAACGGCCTCTGGAAATCCACGTGGCGTAACACACTGTTACTAAGATACTCGGACAGTCAACATCGGATTGCTTCCACAACTCTCGAGCAAGTCTTCACCAATTCGTCACCAAATCTTCAACAGTGTTCGGTCGATCCCCAGCGAGTCTTAGTCATTCTTCAAAAAGTCAACAAGTCGAATACAGTCAGTCGACATCATCATACGCAACGATACGaaaagagtctcag ggacattaataaaaagatcaaCGAGCTGTTAGAATCTTTAAGTAAACTTGAAGTAAATGCTACGGATGAAATAACTCCTAGAACCAAAcagaatttgtttaaaaatgatataaaaaag atattacaatttcaagGCGAAATTCAGGATTTGCGAAAATACAATGACATCGCAACGATaccgttgaaaaattaa